From the Streptomyces sp. NBC_01216 genome, the window CAGGATGTGGCCGACGCATTCAGCCCCGGCACGCTCCTCGACATCGCCCTCCACGATTTCGGGGAGTGACCCATGCTCGACATGTCCGACCGCGCCCAGGCGGTCGTCCAGCGCTCCCACACGATGCACATCCGCGCGGAGGCGTGGCTCGGCGGCCGGCTCCTGGCCGACTCCATCCCCATCGCCGACGGCACCGAGACCCGCGACCGGTCCCTCGCCGTGCCCGAGCGGATCACGCTCACCGTGCCGCGCACCGACCGCGGCACCCGCTGGGACCCCATCGAGCCAGACGCGCCGCTCGCCGCCTACGGGCAGCAGCTGCGCATCGACTACGGCGTCGACACCGGCGGCCACACCGAGTGGATCAATCGCGGCTGGTTCCTGGTCAGCGAGGCAGAGACCGACGAGGAGACCGTCACCGTCACCGCCCTCGGCCTCCTCGCCCTCATCGACGAGGCGAAATTCACCGCCCCGTTCCAGCCCGCCTCCGGCGACACCCTCGCCAGCACGGTCCGCGCGCTCGTCGAACCCGCGCTGACCGTCCTCGTCGACAGCTCCCTCACCGACCGCGCCGTCCCCCTGGGCATGCAGTGGGACGACGACCGCATCGCCGCCCTCCACGAAGTCCTCGGCGCTTGGCCCGCCGACGCCCGCGTCACCGAGGACGGCTACCTCCAGATCGAGCCCCTCACCGACACCGGCACACCGCTCCTCGACCTCACCGACGGCGTCGGCGGCACCGTCGTCCACTGGCAGGGCACCGCCTCACGCGACGGCGCCTACAACGCCGTGGTCGCCGCCGGCGAGGACGCGGCCGGCAACCAAGTCCAAGGCGTCGCCTACGACCAGACAACCGGCAGCCCCCTGCGCTACGGCGGGCCTTTCAGCCCGCTGCCCGTCCCGTACCACATGTACTCGCCGCTGCTGCGCACCATCTCCCAATGCCGCACGGCCGCGGCCACCACCCTCACCCGCCTGCGCCGCACCGCGTCCCGCAGGCTCACCATCACGTGCGTCCCCCACCCCGGGCTCATGACCGGCGACGTCGTCACCGTCACCGGCGCGGGCCTCGTCAGCCAGCCGTGCGTCATCGAGTCCCTGTCCCTGCCGTACTCGCCCGGCGCGATGACCCTGACCGTGAGAGTGATCTGATGGCCGACCTCGCCGACACCCGCGTCTCCCTTGCCGGCCTCGGAGCCCTCCAGGGCGTCGCCCTCACCGCCTCCGCGTCCGGCGCCTGCATCGCCCGCGTCGGCGGCATCGAAATCACCGCCCGCGTCGTCACCGGCCTGACCGTCGCGGCATCCGACCAGCTGCTCCTGCTGCGTCGTGGCCCCACCTACTGGGCCATCGCCAAGGCCCCGGCAGCACCGTCCAGCGCGCCGACACCACCTGCGGCCGGGTCCGGCCCGGACGGCGGCGATACCTCACCCGACCCCAAGCCGACCATCACGACCGGCAAACTTGTCTGTGCGCCGGTTGCGACCGCCACCTACCGAGACGGCGTCTGGCGCACCGACATCGGGCCCGTCAACAGCGCGGACACCTACCAGGGCCGCTACAGCGGCTCCAGTTACGGCCGGATGACGGGGTGCGCGTTCTACGGCTCCGCGCCGCGCACCCTGGCCGGCGCGACCGTCACCGGCGCCACCCTCCAGGTCCGCCGCCTGACAGCCGGCGACTACGCGGCCCGCACCGCCACCCTCCGCCTGGTCTCCCAGTCCACCCGCCCCTCCGGCGCCCCCACCCTCAACGAGACCACCAGCGGCCCCTCGCTCGCCGTCGGCGCCACGAACAACAGCTTCGCGATCCCCACCTCCTGGGCGCAGGCAATGGTCGACAGCACCCGCGGGGGACTGGCCATCAGCATCTCCACCGACTCCCCGTACATCCGTCTCGCCGGCCGCGCCTCCTGGTCCGCCGCATGGACGCTCACGATCGCCTGGAGGCGAGGATGACTCAGCAGACCGCCAAGGGGATCACCTATCCCGAGTCCACCGACCACGTGCGGACCTGGGAGCACTGGCAGCAGATGGCCGAGGACATCGACGGCCTCATCACCGTTGCCACGGGCGAGGCCGAGGACGCCACGACGACCACCGTGACGAGCACCAGCTTCACCGACTCCTCCGGAGGCCCGTTCGCGGCGACGATCGTGGTACCCCCGTCAGGCACGGTGATCGTCAACATTCGCTCCACACAGCGCAACAGCACCACCAACAACACCATCACGCACTTCTCCGCGTCCGGGTCCGTGTCCGGTTCGGTGTACGGCGCGTCCACCGTGGCCGCGCTCATCGTGCGAGGCACCGACAACCTGTCCTTCAGCCTCTGCAAACGGCTCACCGGCCTGTCACCAGGCGAGACGCTGACCGTGACGATGCTCCACCGCGTCAACACCACGTCCACCGGCACGATGGACTACCGCCACATCCTCCTCGAAGGCACCCTCTGACTGCTGCCACCCCACCCGTTCGCCCCGTGCCGCTCCGGTCCGGGGCTGTCTCATGTCTGGAGCACCGCATGGCCATACCTCTCAC encodes:
- a CDS encoding DUF5047 domain-containing protein; amino-acid sequence: MLDMSDRAQAVVQRSHTMHIRAEAWLGGRLLADSIPIADGTETRDRSLAVPERITLTVPRTDRGTRWDPIEPDAPLAAYGQQLRIDYGVDTGGHTEWINRGWFLVSEAETDEETVTVTALGLLALIDEAKFTAPFQPASGDTLASTVRALVEPALTVLVDSSLTDRAVPLGMQWDDDRIAALHEVLGAWPADARVTEDGYLQIEPLTDTGTPLLDLTDGVGGTVVHWQGTASRDGAYNAVVAAGEDAAGNQVQGVAYDQTTGSPLRYGGPFSPLPVPYHMYSPLLRTISQCRTAAATTLTRLRRTASRRLTITCVPHPGLMTGDVVTVTGAGLVSQPCVIESLSLPYSPGAMTLTVRVI